One window from the genome of Bdellovibrio sp. NC01 encodes:
- a CDS encoding acyltransferase: MKKAALAARIIFGLLWVIFGLNFFFHFLPQPPPPEAGLKFLSGLMAAPYFFPLLKVTEIVVGLMLLANIAVPLALVVISPVVIQILLYHTILDPSGAALAIVMTALNLFLGIAYLNSFKPLFKKV, from the coding sequence ATGAAAAAAGCAGCTCTTGCAGCGCGAATTATTTTTGGTTTATTGTGGGTCATCTTTGGATTGAATTTCTTTTTCCACTTTTTGCCACAACCACCGCCACCAGAAGCAGGTTTGAAATTCTTAAGCGGCCTTATGGCAGCCCCTTACTTCTTCCCACTTTTGAAAGTAACGGAAATTGTTGTGGGTTTGATGTTGCTAGCTAACATCGCTGTCCCATTGGCTTTGGTAGTGATTTCACCAGTTGTGATCCAGATTCTTTTGTATCACACGATTTTGGATCCGTCGGGTGCGGCACTTGCCATTGTTATGACGGCTTTGAATCTGTTCCTCGGCATCGCTTATCTGAACAGCTTTAAGCCTTTGTTCAAAAAGGTGT
- a CDS encoding LysR family transcriptional regulator, translated as MTLDQLQVLQTIVRTGSFRAASQELHRAQSAVSYAVRTLEDELGFPIFNRDNYRPELTLQGRAFLKKSDDLIVQFDQVKETAEFLKRGYEPQIRIAVSVLWPLPKLIAMLKEFTLKFPQTEIKIINDVLSLDEQLTDDHADIALGDVFNDKGLLQSEPLFTVNMVPVCSASHPLAKLKKPKDEQFGQYPQVILSSTLKGSDRSGGIVNPHKVIAVQDFLTKKSFLEAGLGWGLMPDHLVKEEIKKKSLVQLVAKPAVAQLSLVRHSAKELGPCGKFVWNYFSNRQKKATK; from the coding sequence ATGACATTGGATCAACTGCAAGTTCTTCAAACAATCGTTCGCACTGGAAGCTTTCGCGCAGCTTCACAGGAACTGCATCGCGCACAAAGTGCCGTCAGCTATGCGGTTCGCACTCTTGAAGACGAGTTGGGTTTTCCAATTTTTAATCGCGATAACTATCGCCCCGAACTGACTTTGCAAGGCCGCGCGTTCTTGAAGAAGTCTGACGACTTGATCGTCCAATTCGATCAAGTCAAAGAAACCGCTGAATTTTTAAAACGTGGATACGAACCACAAATCCGAATTGCTGTCAGTGTGCTATGGCCCCTCCCGAAACTCATAGCCATGCTGAAAGAGTTCACGCTTAAGTTTCCGCAAACGGAAATCAAAATCATCAACGACGTTTTAAGTCTTGATGAACAATTGACTGACGATCATGCGGATATCGCGCTTGGCGATGTCTTCAACGACAAAGGACTTTTGCAATCCGAACCGCTGTTCACCGTGAACATGGTGCCAGTGTGCTCTGCCTCTCATCCCTTGGCGAAATTGAAAAAGCCTAAGGATGAACAATTCGGTCAATATCCACAGGTGATTCTTTCAAGTACATTGAAAGGGTCCGATCGTTCTGGGGGCATCGTGAACCCTCACAAAGTGATCGCTGTTCAGGATTTCCTAACTAAAAAAAGCTTTCTTGAGGCCGGTTTAGGTTGGGGTCTTATGCCAGATCATTTGGTTAAGGAAGAAATCAAGAAGAAAAGCTTAGTCCAACTCGTCGCAAAACCGGCGGTTGCCCAATTATCACTCGTTCGTCACTCTGCGAAAGAGTTAGGCCCCTGCGGCAAATTCGTATGGAACTACTTTTCGAATAGACAAAAAAAAGCGACGAAATAA
- a CDS encoding thymidylate synthase — protein sequence MKQYHDLIKFVLENGNKKSDRTGTGTVSVFGYQMRYNLEEGFPLVTTKKLHTRSIFHELLWFLKGDTNISYLKENKVSIWDEWADENGNLGPVYGKQWRSWETADGRTIDQITNVIEQIKKNPDSRRLLVVAFNPGDVDKMALPPCHAFFQFYVANGKLSCQLYQRSADIFLGVPFNIASYALLTHMIAQVCGLGVGDFVHTLGDAHLYSNHLEQAQLQLTRDFRPLPQLKLNPNIKNIFDFTYEDIEIVGYDPHPAIKAEVAV from the coding sequence ATGAAGCAATATCATGATCTCATTAAATTCGTTCTAGAAAACGGCAACAAAAAATCAGACCGTACAGGTACTGGCACCGTTTCTGTTTTCGGTTATCAAATGCGCTACAACCTTGAAGAAGGTTTTCCGCTAGTAACAACGAAGAAGCTTCACACGCGCTCGATCTTTCACGAACTTTTGTGGTTCTTAAAGGGCGACACAAACATCAGCTATCTAAAAGAAAACAAAGTTTCTATCTGGGACGAATGGGCTGATGAAAACGGCAACTTGGGCCCGGTGTATGGTAAACAATGGCGTTCGTGGGAAACTGCTGATGGCAGAACGATTGACCAAATCACAAACGTGATTGAACAAATCAAAAAGAATCCAGATTCACGCCGCCTTTTGGTTGTGGCGTTCAATCCGGGTGACGTTGATAAGATGGCTTTGCCTCCATGTCATGCGTTCTTCCAATTCTACGTGGCGAACGGAAAACTTTCTTGCCAGCTTTATCAACGTAGCGCCGACATCTTTTTGGGCGTGCCGTTCAATATTGCAAGCTACGCTTTGCTGACTCATATGATTGCACAAGTTTGCGGTTTAGGTGTTGGCGATTTCGTTCACACGTTGGGTGATGCGCATTTGTATTCAAATCACTTGGAACAAGCGCAGTTGCAATTGACTCGTGATTTCCGTCCGCTTCCACAATTGAAATTGAATCCAAATATTAAAAATATTTTCGACTTCACTTACGAAGATATCGAAATCGTAGGTTACGATCCGCACCCTGCTATCAAAGCTGAGGTGGCAGTATGA